TTATTTAGGTAAATTTGCTGATGACATTTCCCTAGCCTTAGTTTATGCAGCAGCAGATGTTTTTGTGGCTCCTTCTGTTTATGATAATTTGCCGAATACGGTGATGGAAGCGGCAGCTTGCGGCATTCCCAGCGTCGGATTCAAAATCGGGGGAATGCCGGATCTGATCGAGCACTGCTCAAATGGCTATTTAGCTAAACCTTATGAAACAGAAGATTTAGCTACAGGTATTGCATGGGTACTGGAAAATCGCGATCGACACCAACAACTCTGCACCAGGGCGCGCCAGAAAGTCGAACAAGAATTTAGCTCAGAAATACAAGCTCGCCGCTACTTGTCGCTGTTTTGTGAACTCGCCAGCGCCACCCAAAGTGCAGCGAATTAAACGGGTGCATCTCACTTTTGAAGAGGGCGAAGCATGACCGCATATAAGTTATTAGTTACAATCCCATATTGACTGCGGTCATGCTTCGCCCCTACAAACATATTTGCCAAAGTAAGATGCAGCCAATTAAACCAACTGTTTCCGCTGTTCTGGCGTAGCAAAGAAATTAGACTTTCTAAATTGTCCGTTTTCTTTCACAAACACCATGTCAACCTGAGCCAAAGCTCCATCGAGAGGGCGAATGTAACCGCCAAAAATATCGTAGGTGACAAATCCGCGCTCTTTCATATAACTGACAACATCGTATAATTGCGGGCCCCCGACAAAGAATTGAAACAAGGATACTTCCAGTATTACGGCTTCTGTATCTTCGAGCAATTTGCGACAGCCATCTAAAACATTCAACTCGGCGCCTTGCACGTCAATCTTCAGTAAATAAGGGGCTTTTAAGTTTTTTTCCCGGCAGACATCATCGAGGACAACTAGGGGAATTTCTCGGGGAACACCGTCTGCCAGACTGCCTTCTGACTCGTTGAGAGTAGAAGAACCGTAAAGTTGAGGGTGAACGTTAATCGTAATATTTCCGGCTTGAGCGCCGGCGCCAGCCATGATATACTGAGCTTTGTATTTTTGACAAATTTCTTTTAAATTTTTCTCGTATTCGATCAAAGGCTCTACCAGCAAGAAGTTGGTTTCGGGAAATTTCTCGTACAATTCAAAAGTTCCGTAGGCAACGCCGACATCTATGATGGTTTCTGGTTGAAAACCCAACTTGATGAACTGATCGAGCACACCGTACATAGATGTTCTCATGCCTTTTCGTGGGACATCGAATCCCAAAGGCTTGAGCATTGTGTAACCAATTTTTTTGAGAATTTGCCTCATAATTCTTTCCAGACTACAATCATATTGAATGACACTATTATAGATTGATGAAACCACACAGCACGATAGCAGCAATCATAACTTGCCACAACCGCAAGCCAAAGACCTTAGCTAGTCTCGCGGCGCTCTTCAATCAAGTGCTGCCAGCAGATGTATTGCTGGTGGTGTATTTAGTGGACGATGCCAGCACTGACGGTACTCCTGAAGCCGTAGCCCAGAATTATCCGCAGGTTAAGTTGTTGCGGGGAGATGGAAATTTGTTTTGGAATGGGGGAATGCGGCAAGGATTTGCTGAGGCGATGAAGCAGGATTATGACTATTACTTCTGGCTCAACGATGACACTATAGTGGAACCGTCGGCTTTGCAGGTGATGCTGGCAACGGCGCGCAGCTTGGCTGAGCAAGGCCACACGCGATCGATCGCAGTGGGTTCGACTCGCGATGCGACAACTGGGGCGCTGACTTATGGCGGCTGGTTGCGTACTAGCTGGTGGCATCCTTTGCATTTTCGGTTGCTGGAGCCGATCGCAGAACCTCAGCAGTGCGATACGATGAACGGCAACTGCGTTTTAATGCCGCGATCTGTAGCTGAAGTAGTGGGAAATCTCGACCCCGCATTCATTCACAGCATGGGCGATATTGACTACGGTTTGCGGTCAGTGCAACAAAATTGTACAGTTTGGGTGGTTCCCGGATATGTGGGAACCTGCTCGACTAACCCGCCGGAGGGCAATTGCTGGGAAGATCCGAATATGAGTTTGCTCGATCGATTTAAAAAGGTACTGCAACCCAAAGGTTATGGGCCAAAAGAGTCGAAAGTGCTGGTACGGCGGCACACGAATATATTGTGGCCGCTATATTGGCTGTTACCCTATGTAAGGTTGATTTTGACCTCAATCCGCCGAGGCCCTGTAGGGTATCGCGGCTAAGATTATTTTCGCAACCACAGGAAATGGGGAAGATTTTTTGATAACACTACCACCTTCCTTGTCGTCGCTATAACTAAAGGTGAACTGCATGGATGAACTTCGCATTGCTTGGCTTGTCCCGGAAGTGGAACTGGGAGCTTACTGGCAGCCTGTTTTGAGAGAATTCACGAAAATTTTTAAGCATACTGTATTTTATACTGGTCGTGTTTGGTCGGGGTTCGATCCGGCTCTGCCGGGAGCATCGGCTATTGAGTTGGTGGGAAAGACTAAGTTTATTGAGACGGAAAAGATCGAAACAGGGTACGATCGCGGTTTTATCGCTGTGTCGCCTCGGATTATCGGTCGTTTGCTAAAATTTAGACCTGATGTGGTGTTTCCCCAAGCTTTTTCTCTGTGGACTGTCTTGGTAATTATTTTTAAGCCGGTTTGTCAGTGGCGAGTTGCGATTATTTATGACGGAAGTTCACCGAATACTGATTTTCGAGATTCGAGTTTTCGGACGGTGGTAAGGCGGATGTTAGCTCGGTTTGCTGATGCTTTTGTTTCTAACAGCGAAGCAGGGAAAAGATATTTGGTTGAGGTGCTCAATGTACCGGAAAATAAGGTGTTTACGAGAACTTATTTGGTGCCGGATGCGGCGGCGCTGCTGAAACCTTTGGAATCTCAAGATTTGCCAAGTTTGGATTTAAAACGGCCGGTTTTTTTGTATGTGGGACGGATTACGGCTCGCAAGGGAATTAAGACGCTTTTGGAGGCTTGCGCTCTTTTGGAACAGCAAGGATATTCTGATTATAGTTTATTGATTGTGGGTAAGGGCGATCGCGAAGAGGAATTACAAGCTTTTGTGGCAGAGGCAGGTTTTGGCGATCGGGTAAATTGGGTGGGATGGGTGGACTACGGCAATCTGGGAGCTTATTTTCAGCTTGCTGATGTTTTTGTTTTCCCTACTTTTGAGGATGTCTGGGGTATGGTGGTACCGGAAGCGATGGTGTTTGGCAAACCGGTATTGTGTTCTAACGGTGCGGCTTCTTGCGAGTTAATTGTGTCTGGCGAAAACGGTTATATTTTCGATCCTAGCAATTCTAGGGAGTTGGCGGATCGAATGCAAGTTTTTTTAGACGCTCCTGATTTAATTGAGTCGATGGGAGAGCGCTCGCGAGAGCTGATTTCTCAAAAAACTCCGGAGACTGCTGCTAAAGCTTATGTCGAAGTCACATCTTTTCTAATGGGGAAGAGGTGAATAAAAAAGCAATAAGGAAGAAGGAAGAAGGAAGAGGGAAGAAGGAAGAGGGAAAAGGGAAGAAGAAAGAGGGAACAGGTTTGAAATGACCTGTTTGAACAATGACCAATGACTAATGACCAATGACCAATTACCGATTACCAATTCCCAATGAAAATTTTATTATCTGCCTTTGCTTGCGAACCCAATCTCGGCTCTGAAGAGGGAGTGGGATGGAATACTGTTATCCAATCTGCTAAACATCACGAAAGTTGGGTATTTACGCGGACGTTTTGTCGATCGTACATTGAAGCAGAATTAGAGCGCAATCCAGTGCCAAACCTGCACTTTGTTTATTTCGATCCCTTTGGGTGGAGCGAAGATTGGAAGGGGAGACAGGGATTGCTGCAACTTCACTATTATTTGTGGCAAATCTGGGCTTATTTTATTGCTCGAAAGCTCGATCGCGAAATTGGTTTTGACTTAGTACATCACGTAACTTATGTCAAACATTGGTCTCCAAGTTTCTTGGCGCTGTTGCCGCATCCTTTTATTTGGGGGCCTGTGGGCGGTGCAGAAGCAGCACCAAAGCCTTTTTGGCAAGATTTTAGCCGCCGGGGCAAAATTTATGAAACGCTGCGAGCGTGGGCTCAAAGCGCGGGAGAACGCGATCCGTTTGTGGGGCTGACGGCGCGCCGCAGTGCCGTGGCGCTGGCTACGACGGAAGAAACCGCAGCCAGACTGCGATTTCTCAAAGCAAAAAACGTGAAAATTTTCTCGCAAGTTGGTTTGTCGCAACAGGAGATTCAGGAATTAGAAAAATTTCCAACTCCGCCGGAACAGCCTGTTAGATTTATTAGCGTCGGTCGTCTCTTACATTGGAAAGGAGTGCACTTGGGACTCCGTGCATTTGCGGAGGCTTCGCTGGAACAATCGGAATACTGGATTGTCGGAGACGGCCCGGAAAGGCAGCGTTTAGAAGCTTTGGCAACAGAATTGGGACTTGGCAATAAAGTATTGTTTTGGGGGTCTTTACCGCGCAGTGAAACTCTTTCTAAAATGGGGGAGTCTCACGTTCTGCTGCACCCGAGTTTGCATGACTCGGGCGGATTTGTGTGTACGGAAATGATGGGCGTTGGGCGTCCGACGATTTGTTTGGATTTGGGCGGCCCGGCTACTCAAGTGACTGCTGAAACAGGGATTAAAGTGGCTGCTACTGACCCCGATCGCGCTGTGCAAGGTCTAGCAGAAGCTATAGTGTGTTTGGCGCAGGATGGTGAATTGCGATCGCGCTTGGGTCGAGCGGGTCAAAAGCGCGTCAGGGAAATCTATGATTGGAACATAAAAGGTCAATTCTTTGCTCAATTGTGCGAAGATGTATGCAAGGGAAAATCAGGATAACTTCCGATTTGTTCGATCGCACAAAACAAAGAAAACTATATTTTTTCAGGCGGTGAAACGTGAGCGTTGCAATCATTACTGGCTCGGCGGGATTAATTGGCTCAGAGGCGTGTAAGTTCTTTGCCAAACAAGGCTTTGACATAGTTGGCATCGACAACAATATGCGCCAGTTCTTTTTTGGTGCCGATGGTTCTACCAACTGGAACCGCCAACAGCTCGAAAAATCTTTGGGAACCAAGTATTATCACTTAGATGTGGACATTCGCGACTACGAAGCTATTACCAATATCTTTCAGCGGTACGGAGAGTCGATCGAGTTAGTAATTCACACAGCAGCCCAACCGAGCCACGATTGGGCAGCCCGCGCTCCTAAAATAGACTTTACTGTCAACGCTAACGGTACAATCAATCTTTTAGAAG
The sequence above is drawn from the Microcoleus sp. bin38.metabat.b11b12b14.051 genome and encodes:
- a CDS encoding FkbM family methyltransferase; its protein translation is MRQILKKIGYTMLKPLGFDVPRKGMRTSMYGVLDQFIKLGFQPETIIDVGVAYGTFELYEKFPETNFLLVEPLIEYEKNLKEICQKYKAQYIMAGAGAQAGNITINVHPQLYGSSTLNESEGSLADGVPREIPLVVLDDVCREKNLKAPYLLKIDVQGAELNVLDGCRKLLEDTEAVILEVSLFQFFVGGPQLYDVVSYMKERGFVTYDIFGGYIRPLDGALAQVDMVFVKENGQFRKSNFFATPEQRKQLV
- a CDS encoding glycosyltransferase family 2 protein, whose protein sequence is MKPHSTIAAIITCHNRKPKTLASLAALFNQVLPADVLLVVYLVDDASTDGTPEAVAQNYPQVKLLRGDGNLFWNGGMRQGFAEAMKQDYDYYFWLNDDTIVEPSALQVMLATARSLAEQGHTRSIAVGSTRDATTGALTYGGWLRTSWWHPLHFRLLEPIAEPQQCDTMNGNCVLMPRSVAEVVGNLDPAFIHSMGDIDYGLRSVQQNCTVWVVPGYVGTCSTNPPEGNCWEDPNMSLLDRFKKVLQPKGYGPKESKVLVRRHTNILWPLYWLLPYVRLILTSIRRGPVGYRG
- a CDS encoding glycosyltransferase family 4 protein, with product MDELRIAWLVPEVELGAYWQPVLREFTKIFKHTVFYTGRVWSGFDPALPGASAIELVGKTKFIETEKIETGYDRGFIAVSPRIIGRLLKFRPDVVFPQAFSLWTVLVIIFKPVCQWRVAIIYDGSSPNTDFRDSSFRTVVRRMLARFADAFVSNSEAGKRYLVEVLNVPENKVFTRTYLVPDAAALLKPLESQDLPSLDLKRPVFLYVGRITARKGIKTLLEACALLEQQGYSDYSLLIVGKGDREEELQAFVAEAGFGDRVNWVGWVDYGNLGAYFQLADVFVFPTFEDVWGMVVPEAMVFGKPVLCSNGAASCELIVSGENGYIFDPSNSRELADRMQVFLDAPDLIESMGERSRELISQKTPETAAKAYVEVTSFLMGKR
- a CDS encoding glycosyltransferase, encoding MKILLSAFACEPNLGSEEGVGWNTVIQSAKHHESWVFTRTFCRSYIEAELERNPVPNLHFVYFDPFGWSEDWKGRQGLLQLHYYLWQIWAYFIARKLDREIGFDLVHHVTYVKHWSPSFLALLPHPFIWGPVGGAEAAPKPFWQDFSRRGKIYETLRAWAQSAGERDPFVGLTARRSAVALATTEETAARLRFLKAKNVKIFSQVGLSQQEIQELEKFPTPPEQPVRFISVGRLLHWKGVHLGLRAFAEASLEQSEYWIVGDGPERQRLEALATELGLGNKVLFWGSLPRSETLSKMGESHVLLHPSLHDSGGFVCTEMMGVGRPTICLDLGGPATQVTAETGIKVAATDPDRAVQGLAEAIVCLAQDGELRSRLGRAGQKRVREIYDWNIKGQFFAQLCEDVCKGKSG